Proteins encoded in a region of the Mycolicibacterium duvalii genome:
- the ectB gene encoding diaminobutyrate--2-oxoglutarate transaminase has protein sequence MSTPATITRSNEPDLPAVYSSVESEVRSYCRGWPTTMASARGSWVTDASGRRYLDFFAGAGALNYGHNNPILKQPLIDYLANDGIVHSLDMATEAKTHLLETFERLILRPRGLDYKVQFPGPTGANSVEAALKLARKVTGRESIISFTNAFHGMTLGALSVTGNSMKRAGAGIPLVHATPMPYDNYFGGVTEDFHWFERVLDDSGSGLNRPAAVIVETVQGEGGLNVARMEWLRGLAELCQRREILLIIDDVQMGCGRTGPFFSFEEAGIVPDIVTLSKSISGYGLPMALTLFRRDLDVWAPGEHNGTFRGHNPAFVTAAKALETYWETETFVEDTLAKGRQIRDRLDQIAAKHEGVSARGRGMAQGLKFEDAALASAACYAAFERGVLMETSGPSDEVIKLLPPLTTSEEDLDAGIDILAEAVAATVE, from the coding sequence ATGTCAACGCCAGCAACGATCACCCGTTCCAACGAACCCGACCTCCCGGCGGTGTACAGCTCCGTCGAGTCCGAGGTCCGCAGCTACTGCCGCGGTTGGCCGACCACAATGGCCTCCGCCCGGGGTTCCTGGGTGACCGACGCCTCCGGTCGCCGCTACCTGGACTTCTTCGCCGGGGCCGGTGCGCTGAACTACGGGCACAACAACCCGATACTCAAGCAGCCGCTGATCGATTACCTCGCCAATGACGGCATCGTGCACTCGCTGGACATGGCCACCGAGGCCAAAACGCACCTCCTCGAGACCTTCGAGCGGCTGATTCTGCGGCCCCGAGGACTGGACTACAAGGTGCAGTTCCCCGGGCCCACCGGCGCCAACTCGGTCGAGGCGGCCTTGAAGCTGGCTCGCAAGGTCACCGGTCGCGAGTCGATCATCAGCTTCACCAACGCCTTTCACGGTATGACGCTGGGTGCGCTCTCGGTGACGGGTAACTCGATGAAGCGCGCCGGAGCGGGCATCCCGCTCGTGCACGCCACCCCGATGCCCTACGACAACTACTTCGGTGGGGTCACCGAGGACTTCCACTGGTTCGAGCGGGTGCTCGACGACTCCGGCAGCGGGCTCAACCGTCCGGCCGCGGTCATCGTCGAGACCGTGCAGGGCGAGGGCGGCCTCAACGTGGCACGGATGGAATGGCTCCGCGGACTGGCCGAGCTGTGTCAGCGCCGAGAGATCCTGCTCATCATCGATGACGTCCAAATGGGCTGCGGACGAACGGGTCCGTTCTTCAGCTTCGAAGAGGCCGGGATCGTCCCCGACATCGTGACGCTGTCGAAGTCGATCAGCGGCTACGGCCTGCCGATGGCGCTGACGCTGTTCCGGCGTGATCTCGACGTGTGGGCGCCCGGGGAGCACAACGGAACGTTCCGTGGCCACAACCCGGCATTCGTCACCGCGGCGAAGGCCCTCGAGACGTACTGGGAGACCGAGACGTTCGTCGAGGACACGCTCGCGAAGGGGCGGCAGATCCGGGACCGGCTCGACCAGATCGCCGCGAAGCACGAAGGTGTGAGTGCGCGCGGCAGGGGGATGGCACAGGGACTGAAGTTCGAGGATGCGGCGCTGGCGTCGGCCGCGTGCTACGCCGCCTTCGAGCGCGGCGTGCTGATGGAGACGAGCGGTCCCTCCGACGAGGTCATCAAGCTGCTGCCGCCGCTGACCACCTCCGAGGAGGACCTCGACGCGGGCATCGACATCTTGGCCGAGGCGGTCGCCGCTACTGTCGAGTAA
- the ipdE1 gene encoding acyl-CoA dehydrogenase IpdE1, giving the protein MIEVQEFRAEVRDWLAENLVGDFAALKGLGGPGREHEAFEERLAWNRHLAAAGLTCLGWPEEHGGRGLTVAHRVAFYEEYAKANAPDKVNHLGEELLGPTLIAYGTPEQQKRFLPKILDVTELWSQGYSEPGAGSDLANVSTTAVLDEAGQQWLINGQKVWTSLAHWAQWCFVVARTEKGSKRHAGLSYLLVPLDQPGVEVRPIIQLTGDSEFNEVFFDDARTDADLVVGEPGDGWRVAMGTLTFERGVSTLGQQIRYAREHSNLVELAKRTGAADDPLIRERLTRSWAGLKTMRSYALATMDVEQPGMDNVSKLLWANWHRELGEIAMDVEGMAGLTLPDGEFSEWQRLYLFSRSDTIYGGSNEIQRNIIAERVLGLPREARP; this is encoded by the coding sequence GTGATAGAGGTCCAGGAGTTCAGGGCTGAGGTCCGCGACTGGCTCGCGGAGAATCTGGTCGGCGACTTCGCGGCGTTGAAGGGTCTGGGAGGGCCGGGACGCGAACACGAGGCCTTCGAAGAGCGGCTCGCGTGGAACCGGCATCTCGCCGCCGCCGGGCTGACCTGTCTGGGGTGGCCCGAGGAGCACGGCGGCCGCGGCTTGACGGTGGCCCACCGCGTCGCCTTCTACGAGGAGTACGCCAAGGCCAACGCCCCCGACAAGGTCAACCACCTCGGCGAGGAGCTGCTCGGCCCCACGTTGATCGCCTACGGCACGCCGGAACAGCAGAAGCGATTCCTGCCCAAGATCCTCGACGTCACCGAGCTGTGGTCGCAGGGCTACTCCGAGCCGGGCGCGGGCAGCGACCTCGCCAACGTGTCCACCACCGCCGTGCTCGACGAAGCGGGTCAACAGTGGCTTATTAATGGCCAGAAGGTTTGGACGTCGCTCGCGCACTGGGCGCAGTGGTGCTTCGTGGTGGCCCGCACCGAGAAGGGCTCCAAGCGCCACGCCGGCCTGTCCTATCTGCTGGTTCCACTCGACCAGCCCGGCGTCGAGGTCCGGCCGATCATCCAGCTGACCGGTGACTCGGAATTCAACGAGGTCTTCTTCGACGACGCCCGCACCGATGCCGACCTCGTGGTCGGGGAGCCGGGGGACGGGTGGCGGGTGGCCATGGGCACGCTGACCTTCGAGCGTGGCGTCTCCACGCTCGGGCAGCAGATCCGCTACGCACGTGAGCATTCCAACCTCGTGGAGCTGGCCAAGCGCACTGGGGCCGCCGACGACCCGCTGATCCGCGAGCGGTTGACGCGCTCGTGGGCCGGGCTCAAGACGATGCGATCGTATGCGCTGGCGACGATGGACGTGGAGCAGCCGGGGATGGACAACGTGTCGAAGTTGTTGTGGGCCAACTGGCATCGGGAGCTGGGTGAGATCGCGATGGACGTCGAAGGCATGGCCGGGCTGACCCTGCCCGACGGGGAGTTCAGCGAATGGCAGAGGTTGTACCTGTTCTCCCGCTCCGACACCATCTACGGCGGATCCAACGAGATCCAGCGCAACATCATCGCCGAGCGGGTGCTCGGCCTACCCCGGGAGGCTCGGCCATGA
- the ectA gene encoding diaminobutyrate acetyltransferase, which yields MPRPWTVATKSAVQRTNSWARFLRRPQQDDALAMRRLVIETDVLDVNSTYTYLLMATDFADTTIVADRDGDLCGLITGYHPPSRPEVLFVWQVAVARAAQGTGLASVMLDGLVERVRLDRHGHPVTVEATVAPDNAASRAFFAAFARRQGVPLVEEPRFTAADLDVDQNHPDEPLLRIGPITTSMVD from the coding sequence ATGCCGCGCCCGTGGACGGTGGCCACGAAAAGCGCTGTCCAACGGACCAATTCGTGGGCGCGTTTCCTGCGCCGACCGCAGCAGGACGATGCGCTCGCGATGCGGCGCCTGGTCATCGAGACCGATGTGCTCGACGTCAACTCGACGTACACGTATCTGTTGATGGCCACAGACTTTGCCGACACGACGATCGTCGCCGACCGCGACGGTGATCTGTGCGGCTTGATCACCGGCTACCACCCCCCGAGCCGACCCGAGGTGCTGTTCGTCTGGCAGGTCGCGGTCGCCCGGGCGGCGCAGGGCACCGGACTTGCCAGCGTCATGCTTGACGGGCTGGTGGAGCGGGTACGACTCGACCGGCACGGCCACCCGGTGACTGTGGAGGCCACGGTCGCTCCGGACAACGCAGCGTCGCGAGCCTTCTTCGCCGCCTTCGCCCGGCGGCAGGGCGTTCCTCTCGTCGAGGAGCCCAGGTTCACCGCAGCGGACCTGGACGTCGATCAGAACCACCCGGACGAGCCGCTGCTACGCATCGGTCCGATCACGACATCCATGGTCGACTGA
- the ipdF gene encoding (5R,7aS)-5-hydroxy-7a-methyl-1-oxo-2,3,5,6,7,7a-hexahydro-1H-indene-carboxyl-CoA reductase produces MTDLSVAPAEIEGHGLLKGKVVLVTAAAGTGIGSTTARRVLLEGADVVVSDYHERRLGETRDELAALGLGKVDSVVCDVTSTEAVDALITSTVEKAGRIDVLVNNAGLGGQTPVIDMTDDEWDRVLNVTLTSVMRATRAALRYFRDAPHGGVIVNNASVLGWRAQHSQSHYAAAKAGVMALTRCSAIEAVEHGVRINAVSPSIARHKFLEKTSSSELLDRLAEGEAFGRAAEPWEVAATIAFLASDYSSYLTGEVISVSSQHP; encoded by the coding sequence ATGACAGATCTTTCCGTCGCACCCGCCGAGATCGAGGGCCACGGTCTGCTCAAGGGCAAGGTCGTGCTCGTGACCGCTGCAGCCGGCACCGGCATCGGCTCCACGACCGCCCGCCGTGTGCTGCTCGAAGGCGCCGATGTGGTGGTCTCGGACTACCACGAGCGCCGGCTGGGAGAGACCCGCGACGAGCTCGCCGCGCTCGGACTGGGCAAGGTCGACTCCGTGGTCTGCGATGTGACCTCCACCGAAGCCGTAGATGCGCTGATCACCTCGACGGTCGAAAAGGCCGGACGCATCGATGTTCTGGTCAACAACGCCGGCCTGGGCGGGCAGACGCCGGTCATCGACATGACCGATGACGAGTGGGACCGCGTGCTCAACGTGACGCTGACATCGGTGATGCGGGCGACACGGGCCGCGCTGCGCTATTTCCGCGACGCGCCCCACGGCGGTGTGATCGTGAACAATGCCAGTGTGCTGGGCTGGCGCGCGCAACACTCCCAGTCGCACTACGCCGCGGCCAAGGCCGGCGTGATGGCCCTGACCCGGTGCAGCGCCATCGAAGCCGTCGAACACGGGGTGCGGATCAACGCCGTATCGCCGAGCATCGCCCGCCACAAGTTCCTGGAGAAGACCAGCAGCTCCGAGCTGTTGGACCGGCTGGCCGAGGGTGAGGCGTTCGGCCGCGCGGCCGAGCCGTGGGAGGTCGCGGCCACCATCGCGTTTCTGGCCAGCGACTACTCCAGTTACCTGACCGGCGAGGTGATCTCGGTGTCGAGCCAGCACCCATGA
- the fadD3 gene encoding 3-((3aS,4S,7aS)-7a-methyl-1,5-dioxo-octahydro-1H-inden-4-yl)propanoate--CoA ligase FadD3, protein MTTAARTTPAVLDRVARELPEHAAVVTADRMLTYAELRAEVRRAAAALIDLGVQPGDCVAIWAPNTWHWVVACLAVHHAGAVLVPLNTRYTAGEATDILARTGAPLLFASGEFLGTDKAASIDRADVPALRHVVRVPIERADGTWDEFIARGADLAAVDERVAAVTDEDVSDILFTSGTTGRSKGVRCAQRQSLDASAAWAACGQVSSADRYLCINPFFHNFGYKAGILACLQTGATLFPALTFDPERTMQAVQDHRITVLPGPPTIYQTLLDHPRRGEFDLSSLRFAVTGAATIPVVLIERMQSELDIDIVLTAYGLTEAAGFGTMCRADDDAVTVATTSGRPIADFELRIGDQGEVLLRGPNVMLGYLDDPEATAAAIDADGWLHTGDVGELDPAGNVKITDRLKDMYICGGFNVYPAEIEQVLARLPGVAEAAVIGVPDDRLGEVGKAFVVTLPGATLDEQTVIAYTREHLANFKTPRSVEFLDALPRNPGGKVVKPELRRHTERA, encoded by the coding sequence ATGACAACCGCCGCGCGGACCACCCCCGCGGTCCTCGACCGCGTCGCGCGCGAGCTCCCCGAACACGCCGCCGTCGTCACTGCCGACCGGATGCTGACGTACGCCGAACTGCGCGCCGAGGTTCGCCGGGCCGCGGCCGCGTTGATCGACCTCGGAGTCCAGCCGGGCGACTGCGTCGCGATCTGGGCGCCGAACACCTGGCACTGGGTGGTCGCATGTCTGGCCGTCCACCATGCGGGCGCAGTTCTGGTCCCGCTCAACACGCGGTACACCGCCGGCGAGGCCACCGACATCCTGGCGCGCACCGGGGCGCCGCTGCTGTTCGCCTCGGGCGAGTTCCTGGGTACCGACAAGGCCGCGAGCATCGACCGTGCCGATGTACCGGCACTGCGCCACGTCGTCCGGGTCCCGATCGAAAGGGCCGACGGGACGTGGGACGAGTTCATCGCGCGCGGCGCGGATCTGGCGGCAGTCGACGAGCGCGTCGCCGCCGTCACCGACGAAGATGTCTCCGACATCCTGTTCACCTCCGGCACCACCGGACGCAGCAAGGGGGTGCGCTGCGCACAGCGTCAGTCACTCGACGCGTCGGCGGCATGGGCGGCGTGCGGGCAGGTCTCCAGCGCGGACCGCTATCTGTGCATCAACCCGTTCTTCCACAACTTCGGCTACAAGGCCGGCATCCTGGCCTGCCTGCAGACCGGGGCGACGCTGTTCCCCGCGCTGACATTCGATCCGGAACGGACCATGCAAGCGGTGCAGGACCACCGAATCACCGTGCTGCCCGGTCCCCCGACCATCTACCAGACCCTGCTCGACCATCCCCGACGCGGCGAGTTCGATTTGAGCTCGCTGCGGTTCGCGGTCACCGGTGCGGCAACCATCCCGGTCGTGCTGATCGAACGGATGCAGAGTGAGCTCGACATCGACATCGTGCTGACCGCCTACGGCCTCACGGAGGCGGCGGGCTTCGGGACGATGTGTCGCGCCGACGACGACGCTGTGACGGTCGCAACCACCTCCGGCCGTCCGATCGCGGACTTCGAGCTGCGAATCGGTGATCAAGGCGAAGTGTTGCTCCGCGGCCCCAACGTGATGCTCGGCTATCTCGACGATCCCGAGGCGACCGCCGCCGCGATCGACGCCGACGGCTGGTTGCACACCGGCGATGTGGGCGAACTCGATCCCGCCGGGAATGTGAAGATCACCGACCGGCTCAAGGACATGTACATCTGCGGCGGCTTCAACGTCTACCCCGCCGAGATCGAGCAGGTCCTCGCGCGACTGCCCGGCGTCGCAGAAGCCGCCGTGATCGGCGTGCCCGACGACCGCCTCGGCGAAGTCGGCAAGGCGTTCGTCGTCACGCTGCCCGGCGCCACGCTCGACGAGCAGACCGTCATCGCCTACACGCGTGAGCATCTCGCGAACTTCAAGACCCCGCGGAGCGTCGAATTCCTCGACGCGCTTCCGCGCAATCCCGGCGGCAAGGTGGTCAAGCCCGAGCTCCGCCGACACACCGAGAGGGCCTGA
- a CDS encoding ectoine synthase, with translation MIVRTTEEITGTDRDVAAAHWRSKRIILADDGVGFSFHETTIEPNTVSEFHYRHHVEAVWVVEGTGMLTDLETGQDYPLRPGSMYLLNGHERHRVTTDTTMRMLCVFNPPVTGQEVHDENGAYPAAVAN, from the coding sequence TTGATAGTCCGCACCACTGAGGAAATCACCGGCACAGACCGGGATGTCGCAGCCGCACATTGGCGGTCCAAGCGCATCATCCTGGCCGACGATGGCGTCGGCTTCTCGTTTCACGAGACCACGATCGAGCCGAACACCGTGAGTGAGTTCCACTACCGCCACCACGTCGAGGCGGTCTGGGTCGTCGAGGGCACCGGCATGCTGACCGATCTCGAGACGGGGCAAGACTATCCGCTGCGTCCCGGGTCGATGTATCTGCTCAACGGTCACGAGCGTCACCGTGTCACCACGGACACCACGATGCGCATGTTGTGCGTGTTCAACCCGCCCGTGACCGGCCAGGAGGTGCACGACGAGAACGGCGCATACCCGGCGGCGGTGGCCAATTGA
- the fadA6 gene encoding steroid 3-ketoacyl-CoA thiolase FadA6, with amino-acid sequence MAEAYVIDAVRTAIGKRNGSLAGVHPVDLGAAGWRGLFARNDVDPAAVDDVIAGCVDAIGPQAGNIARLSWLAAGYPEEVPGVTVDRQCGSSQQAISFGAQAILSGTADLIVAGGMQNMSQIPISSAMTVAEQFGFTSPTNESKSWLHRYGDQEISQFRGAELIAEKWDISREDMEQFALTSHQRAQAAIRAGHFENEIIDVDGFAVDEGPRDTSLEKMAGLKTLVEGGRLTAAMASQISDGASAVLLASEQAVKTHNLKPRARIHHISARGADPVFMLTGPIPATRYALDKTGLSIDNIDTVEINEAFAPVVQAWLKETNADPEKVNPNGGAIALGHPLGATGAKLFATMLNTLERTGGRYGLQTMCEGGGTANVTIIERL; translated from the coding sequence ATGGCTGAGGCGTATGTGATCGACGCAGTTCGTACCGCGATCGGCAAGCGCAACGGATCGCTGGCCGGTGTGCATCCCGTCGACCTCGGCGCGGCGGGCTGGCGTGGCCTGTTCGCGCGCAACGACGTCGATCCGGCCGCTGTCGATGACGTCATCGCCGGCTGCGTGGACGCAATCGGTCCGCAGGCCGGCAACATCGCGCGGCTGTCCTGGTTGGCCGCCGGCTACCCCGAAGAGGTACCCGGCGTGACCGTGGACCGGCAGTGCGGATCCAGCCAGCAGGCCATTTCCTTCGGCGCTCAGGCGATCCTGTCCGGTACCGCCGACCTGATCGTCGCCGGCGGTATGCAGAACATGAGCCAGATTCCGATCAGCTCGGCGATGACGGTCGCCGAGCAGTTCGGATTCACCTCTCCGACAAACGAATCGAAGAGCTGGTTGCATCGCTACGGCGACCAGGAGATCTCCCAGTTCCGCGGCGCCGAGTTGATCGCCGAGAAGTGGGACATCTCCCGCGAGGACATGGAGCAGTTCGCGCTCACCAGCCACCAGCGCGCCCAGGCAGCGATCCGCGCCGGCCACTTCGAGAACGAGATCATTGATGTCGACGGCTTCGCCGTAGACGAAGGCCCGCGCGACACGTCGCTGGAGAAGATGGCAGGCCTCAAGACGCTCGTCGAGGGCGGTCGCCTGACCGCAGCGATGGCCAGCCAGATCTCCGATGGTGCCAGCGCGGTGCTGCTGGCCTCCGAGCAGGCGGTGAAGACACATAATCTGAAGCCGCGCGCCCGCATTCACCACATCAGTGCCCGCGGCGCCGACCCGGTGTTCATGCTCACCGGGCCGATCCCGGCCACCCGTTATGCGCTGGACAAGACCGGTCTGTCGATCGACAACATCGACACCGTCGAGATCAACGAGGCGTTCGCGCCGGTGGTGCAAGCCTGGCTCAAGGAGACCAACGCCGACCCCGAGAAGGTCAACCCGAACGGCGGTGCGATCGCCCTTGGGCACCCGTTGGGCGCGACTGGCGCGAAGCTCTTCGCGACCATGTTGAACACCCTCGAACGGACCGGCGGCCGCTACGGACTGCAGACGATGTGCGAAGGCGGCGGCACTGCGAACGTCACCATCATCGAACGGCTTTGA
- the thpD gene encoding ectoine hydroxylase, whose protein sequence is MSTEQLTRAADRYPTRLDTRLDPIDRVEPTVWGPPAGGPLTESDLQSMERNGYLVRPDAVDSPWLPTLQSELERIAARADSDDPRIIREPGGSVRSVFQPHLFSDVISEVVTLDTVLPVARQLLGSDVYLHQARINLMPGFTGSGFYWHSDFETWHAEDGMPEMRAVSCSIALTENYPYNGSLMVMPGSHRVFYPCVGATPRNNHTSSLVKQEIGVPDRATLTAAAERFGIDQVTGPAGTALWFDCNIMHGSGSNITPYPRSNIFLVFNSVENQLEAPFSADEPRPEYLGARTHQAFSTAALVG, encoded by the coding sequence TTGAGCACAGAGCAACTCACCCGGGCAGCTGACCGCTACCCGACCCGACTCGATACCCGTCTCGACCCGATCGACCGGGTCGAGCCGACCGTGTGGGGACCGCCGGCCGGTGGGCCGCTGACCGAGTCGGACCTGCAGTCGATGGAGCGCAACGGCTACCTGGTGCGCCCGGATGCGGTCGACTCGCCGTGGCTGCCGACGTTGCAGTCGGAACTGGAGCGCATCGCCGCGCGCGCTGATTCCGACGATCCGCGCATCATCCGCGAACCGGGCGGCAGCGTGCGGTCGGTGTTTCAGCCGCACCTGTTCAGCGACGTCATCTCCGAGGTCGTGACACTCGACACCGTCTTGCCGGTCGCGCGCCAGTTGCTGGGTAGTGACGTCTACCTGCATCAGGCCCGGATCAACCTGATGCCCGGCTTCACCGGATCCGGGTTCTACTGGCATTCCGACTTCGAGACCTGGCACGCCGAGGACGGCATGCCCGAGATGCGTGCGGTGTCGTGCTCGATCGCGCTGACCGAGAACTACCCGTACAACGGCTCGCTGATGGTGATGCCCGGTTCGCATCGGGTCTTCTACCCCTGCGTCGGCGCCACGCCGCGCAACAACCACACGTCCTCGTTGGTCAAGCAGGAGATCGGAGTGCCCGACCGTGCCACGCTGACCGCGGCGGCGGAGCGGTTCGGCATCGACCAGGTCACGGGGCCGGCGGGCACCGCACTGTGGTTCGACTGCAACATCATGCACGGGTCGGGTTCGAACATCACGCCGTATCCGCGGTCCAACATCTTCCTGGTGTTCAACTCGGTCGAGAACCAACTCGAGGCGCCTTTCAGCGCCGACGAGCCCCGGCCGGAGTACCTGGGCGCTCGGACTCATCAGGCCTTCAGCACGGCGGCCCTCGTCGGTTGA
- the kstR2 gene encoding TetR family transcriptional regulator KstR2: MSAERPAQAAPAAGNTRRDELLQLAATMFAERGLRATTVRDIADSAGILSGSLYHHFSSKEEMVDEVLRGFLDWLFERYQQIIDTESNPLERLKGLFMASFEAIETRHAEVVIYQDEAKRLSLQDRFGYVEERNKEQRKMWIDVLTQGIEEGHFRPDVDVDLVYRFIRDTTWVSVRWYQPGGPLTAQQVGQQYLSIVLGGITAGPTTKESSNG; encoded by the coding sequence ATGAGTGCCGAGCGCCCAGCCCAGGCGGCCCCCGCCGCCGGCAATACCCGCCGCGACGAACTATTGCAGCTGGCCGCGACGATGTTCGCCGAGCGTGGATTGCGCGCCACCACCGTGCGCGACATCGCCGACTCGGCCGGAATCCTGTCGGGCAGTCTGTACCACCACTTCTCGTCGAAAGAGGAGATGGTCGACGAGGTGCTGCGCGGGTTCCTCGACTGGCTCTTCGAGCGGTACCAACAGATCATCGACACCGAGTCCAACCCGCTCGAGCGCCTCAAGGGGCTGTTCATGGCGTCGTTCGAGGCGATCGAGACCCGCCACGCCGAAGTGGTGATCTATCAGGACGAGGCGAAGCGGCTGTCGTTGCAGGACCGCTTCGGCTACGTCGAGGAGCGCAACAAAGAACAGCGCAAGATGTGGATCGACGTCCTCACCCAGGGCATCGAGGAGGGCCATTTCCGTCCCGACGTCGACGTCGACCTGGTCTACCGGTTCATCCGTGACACCACCTGGGTCTCGGTGCGCTGGTACCAGCCCGGTGGGCCGCTGACCGCCCAGCAGGTGGGTCAGCAGTATCTTTCGATCGTTCTCGGCGGTATCACCGCCGGGCCAACAACCAAGGAGAGCAGCAATGGCTGA
- a CDS encoding acyl-CoA dehydrogenase family protein → MNFEIDEQQRDFAASIDAALGAADVPAAVRAWGDGDTAPGRKVWAQLTDLGVTALLVPEKFDGIDAHPVDLVVAMERLGRWNVPGPVAESIAVAPVLLRDDDRSAALAAGELIATVAMPPLTPRAVDADTAGLILLATEGTVADAEKGTQHESVDPARKLFEVLKDTASGDARPADVERAFEFGALATSALLVGAAQAMLDASVEYAKQRSQFGTVIGTYQAIKHKLADVLIAVELARPLVYGAALSLADGSPDTGRDVSAAKVAAADAALLAARSSLQTHGAIGFTQEHDLSLLLLRVQALRPAWGDPTWHRRRVLEAL, encoded by the coding sequence GTGAACTTCGAGATCGACGAACAGCAACGCGATTTCGCGGCGAGTATCGACGCCGCGCTGGGTGCGGCCGACGTGCCCGCCGCGGTTCGCGCCTGGGGTGACGGCGACACCGCGCCCGGCCGCAAGGTGTGGGCTCAGCTCACCGATCTGGGCGTGACCGCGCTGCTGGTGCCGGAGAAGTTCGACGGTATCGACGCCCACCCGGTGGACCTGGTGGTGGCGATGGAACGGCTGGGTCGCTGGAACGTGCCGGGCCCGGTGGCCGAGTCGATCGCGGTGGCGCCGGTTCTGCTCCGCGACGACGACCGCAGCGCGGCATTGGCCGCCGGTGAGCTGATCGCCACGGTCGCCATGCCGCCCCTGACGCCGCGGGCAGTCGACGCCGACACCGCAGGTCTGATCCTGCTGGCCACCGAGGGCACCGTCGCCGACGCCGAGAAGGGCACACAGCACGAATCCGTTGACCCGGCGCGAAAGCTGTTCGAGGTCTTGAAGGACACGGCCTCCGGCGACGCCAGGCCCGCCGACGTCGAACGCGCCTTCGAGTTCGGCGCACTGGCCACCTCGGCTCTGCTGGTCGGTGCGGCCCAGGCGATGCTGGACGCGTCGGTGGAGTACGCCAAGCAGCGAAGCCAGTTCGGGACCGTGATCGGCACGTATCAGGCGATCAAGCACAAGCTGGCCGACGTGCTGATCGCCGTGGAGCTGGCCCGGCCGCTGGTTTACGGCGCGGCGCTGTCGCTGGCGGACGGTTCCCCGGACACCGGCCGCGACGTCAGTGCGGCCAAGGTCGCCGCCGCCGACGCGGCGTTGCTGGCCGCGCGTTCGTCGCTGCAGACCCACGGGGCCATCGGGTTCACCCAGGAACACGACCTTTCGCTGTTGTTGTTGCGGGTGCAGGCGCTGCGTCCCGCCTGGGGCGACCCGACGTGGCACCGCCGGCGAGTGTTGGAGGCACTGTAG
- a CDS encoding acyl-CoA dehydrogenase family protein has translation MDLTFDDATREFQMEVREFLGKNRDFFPTRSYDTAEGFEQHRRWDKVLFDAGLSVITWPERYGGRDASLLQWIVYEEEYFRAGAPGRASANGTSMLAPTLFAHGTEEQRDRILPKMASGEEIWAQAWSEPESGSDLASLRSTATRTDGGWLLNGQKIWSSRAVFGERAFGLFRSDPEAQRHKGLTYVMFDLKADGVTVRPIAQLGGDTGFGEIFLDDVFVPDDDVIGSVHDGWRAAMSTSSNERGMSLRSPARFLAPAERLVAQWKDNPDPAFTDRVADAWIKAQAYRLHTFGTVTRVGNGGELGAESSITKVFWSELDVALHQTALDLRGADGELTDSVTDGLLFALGGPIYAGTNEIQRNIIAERLLGLPRK, from the coding sequence GTGGACCTGACCTTCGACGACGCCACCCGCGAATTCCAGATGGAGGTGCGCGAATTCCTCGGCAAGAACAGGGATTTCTTCCCGACCCGGTCGTATGACACCGCCGAGGGCTTCGAGCAGCACCGCCGCTGGGACAAGGTGCTGTTCGACGCCGGACTGTCGGTGATCACCTGGCCCGAGCGCTACGGCGGCCGGGACGCATCGCTGCTGCAGTGGATCGTCTACGAGGAGGAGTACTTCCGCGCCGGTGCGCCGGGCCGCGCCAGCGCCAACGGCACCTCGATGCTGGCGCCGACGCTGTTCGCGCACGGCACCGAGGAACAGCGCGACCGCATTCTGCCGAAGATGGCCAGCGGCGAAGAGATCTGGGCCCAGGCCTGGTCGGAGCCGGAGTCGGGCAGCGACCTGGCCTCGCTGCGCTCGACGGCGACGCGGACCGACGGCGGCTGGCTGCTCAACGGGCAGAAGATCTGGAGCTCGCGCGCGGTGTTCGGAGAGCGGGCGTTCGGGTTGTTCCGGTCCGACCCGGAGGCTCAGCGGCACAAAGGTCTGACCTACGTCATGTTCGACCTGAAGGCCGATGGGGTCACGGTTCGCCCCATCGCCCAGCTGGGCGGCGACACCGGATTCGGTGAGATCTTCCTCGACGACGTGTTCGTCCCCGACGACGACGTCATCGGCAGCGTGCACGATGGCTGGCGTGCGGCGATGAGCACCTCGAGCAACGAGCGCGGCATGTCGCTGCGCAGCCCCGCACGGTTCCTCGCGCCGGCCGAACGACTGGTCGCGCAGTGGAAGGACAACCCCGACCCGGCGTTCACCGACCGCGTGGCCGACGCGTGGATCAAGGCGCAGGCCTACCGGCTGCACACGTTCGGCACCGTCACCCGGGTCGGTAACGGCGGCGAGCTGGGCGCGGAATCGTCGATCACGAAGGTCTTCTGGTCCGAACTCGACGTCGCCCTACATCAGACCGCGCTGGATCTGCGCGGCGCCGACGGTGAACTCACCGACTCGGTGACCGACGGTCTGCTGTTTGCCCTCGGCGGGCCGATCTACGCCGGCACCAATGAGATTCAGCGCAACATCATCGCCGAGCGCCTGCTGGGCCTGCCCCGAAAGTAG